GGGTCGCCTGCCCCGTGGCGCCCGCCCAGCCCTCTCCCCGCTGCGGCGCGCTCGGACCTCGCCTTCGCGGCCCAGCAGCAGGGTCACGCAGCCCGGGCTGACGCGGAGGTAGAGCGGCTGCCGGCCCGAGCACTCAGCCGGCGGCTGCTCGGCGCTGCGAGCGTCCTCAGCCCACACCTGCGAACGGCACGGGGCGACGGGTGACGGGCGGTGCGGGCCTGGGATGCGCGGGCACGGGCGCGCGCAGCGGGGCGCACCGTGAGCTGGTGGCGCGGGGCCAGCAGCGTGCCGGGCGGGAAGCGGTACAGGCACACCGGGAAGCCGCGCTCCAGCTGCCGCAGCGTGAGGCCGGCCATGTCGGCCGTGTGCTCCAGCGACTGATTGAGGATGCGAACGAACTTCTGCCGCCGGCTCACGGCCACGATCTTCAGggaatagctagggctgggcagggaggggaacGCTGGGCCCGCATCGCCACCGACAAGTGCCCGTCCCGGGGCggggtgcacctgctcctgcAGCGCACTCACCtcaccctgggccctgcaccttgcGCCCCGGGATCGGGCTCCAGGCCGGCCTTGCTGAGGCCGCCGTAGTGGGTTATctggagacctagaaaaagcagcccttgggggaggggagcccacaCGAGTGGGGTGCTCTGGGTCAAGGCTAAACCAGCCAGAGGCCAGTGGGGCCAGAGAGGTGGCTGGACACTGGGGACTGAAGAGCCAGTTCATGCTGGGCAGAGGTCACAGCCGTGGGAGAGCCCGATGGTACAAAAACAAGCAGGGGCCACGGCCCCATCCCACCTTCTGTCCCCAGGGGCTCTGCTGCGCTGAGCTTCTTGGCCAGCACATCCTCCTTCAGTGCCCGAGAGGACAGGGCCAGCTGGCAGCTACTGGAGTCGGAGCCGGCGCCCCCGGAGCTGCTGGTGCCCACCTGGGGCAGGGAGCTCCACTCGACGGTCTTGTGAGGCCTCTCATCGGCATGGGGCCTCTCACCAGGCCGAGAGCGCCCAGGGTCCAGCAGGGTGGGTGTCTGGGGCAGGAGCTCCCTGGGAACCACGCTCAGGTTGCTGGACCCCCGCTCTGCCCCATGCAGCTCCCCTAAGGCAGGAGGGCCTCTTggcaggtcccccccccccaacatgaGAATCCAGGCCAATTGTCCAGAGACCCTGAAGGGCAGAGTCTGGACCTGGCCCCGTCCACCAAGATGCACCCCACCCCCCACGTCACCATGACTCTGACTCAGACTCCATGCTGGTGAAGAGGTTGGGGTAGCGGTGGGCGATGCTGTTCCAGTCCACATCCTCCAGTCGGAAGCCCTGGCCAGGAAGCATCCGGACCCTGGTTCTCCCCTCCTGCAAGGCTGCAGAGCCCCtactgggtgggggagggggctcactCACCTCCCCTGCCGTGGGGGCCTGATCGCTCTCACAGACGCTGTCGCTGGGGTCCACAAGGGCCTCTGTGGTCACCACCTACGTGGGGCAGCCAGAGGGCAGGCTCCCCCAGCAGGGGCTGCCCTCGGGGAGTCCCAGTGGAGCTGGGGAAGCCTGGGCTCACCTCCACGCTGCCGGTCTGGGATCGCAGCACGCGGCCCACCCAGGACGAGCGGGCCATCTGCAGGAGGCAGGACTTCTGGAAGGTCTGCAGCTCGGCCTCCAGCTGGTGCAGCCGCTGCTCCAACAGCTCCTTCTCCTGTGCAGGGAGCCGTGGGATGGGGCCCCCGCAGGCCCGGCCCCGTCCAGCCCCGGCCGGCTGCCCCCAGCCTCACCCGCTGGGCCTGCTGCTTCTGCTCCCTCAGCTCCAGGCTGAGCTTCTGCACCTGGTTCTGCAGGAACTTCTGCTGGCTgcgggggctcctgggggcagaggccacctcagcagccaggggagggagggggcttccCAGCAGGGGTCTAGGTCATGCCCAGGGTCAGGCTGCAGTGGGAGGGGTCCAGGGCCAGGCGGGAGCCGgggcttgggctgggctgggcctgccaCTGACCTCTGGGGTGGAAACCCCGCCACCTCCTGCAGGAGCTGGCGCTGCCGGGCGTCCTGGCCGTTCTGGAGAGCCCACCGCAGCGCGCGGATCTCCAGTTCTCGCTGCCCCCACAGCAGCTGCAGGGTGCGGGGGTCCAGGGACTCCGGGGCCAAGCTGTGAGCCAGCACCCACGCTGCTCCATCAGGCCGGGCACTCCAGCTGGCCCAGCCCGGTagccggctcctcctcctccctcccttaccGCAGGGTGGCCGAGGAGACCGCCGGTGGCGAAGGGGGCTTGGTGTCCTGCAGGCAGCCCAGTGCTAGGGTGTCAGTGTGTGAGCCGGGAACGCTGGCTGGCGGCCCCAGGTCACCACCGAGTGGCTCCCCATctgccaggggcaggggagccccctccccagcttctTCAGACAGCAGGCCAGACTTGGGGGCCATTCTCGGTGTTCTCGGGGAGCCGGGAGGGGTGGCTGGCCAAGCGTTCCCTGTGTCCGGTGCGTGGGCTCCTGCTGGGCCGTCCATGGGTGTGAGCGAGGCCCCGGCAGCACTGCTGAGGGGCCCCACGTGCACCTGTCCACCCCCCAGGACACCAGACCACCATCCCATGGGCATCCACCCTGGCTACCACCCACCAGGGGTGAAACGGCCCCCCCGCAGGGCACACACACCCTTGTCTGTCCCCAAGTGCTGGCTGGTGTCCCCCCCCagtccagggccccagccccaacACTGACCTGAGGCCTGAGCTCCCAGCAGGCCTAGGGAAGGAAGGGCTCTCTGTGGTTGCCGtggatactggcaccacaagTGGGTGGGGCTGTTTGTTACCAGGCACCTCCAGAGAGACCCCCCCCAGACCAGGGCTCAGCTGGAGGAGACGCGCCCAGCCAGCCCTAATCTGGTGCTGGTGAGGGGGTTCTGGGGCGCCGGGCCCTGGGAGGACTGGGGACAAGAGAGCCAGGTGTGGAGAGAAGCTAGGGCAGTGGACGCCCCGGCCCCCAGCGGCTGGTGCTCCCCTAACCGCGGGAGTGACCGCGACAGGGTTCCCGTGCCCCAGGGAACACACCGCGGCCCCacccaggccaggggcaggcggGACGAGCCTGGGGTGGCACAGGCTCCGCGTGCCACCCTGGCTGCCCGGCTGCCCCCGCGGAGGGGCTCCAGGCCCGCGCCCGGGCGCGCAGGTCCAGCTGTCTGCAAGGCCCCGCCGGGGTCACAGCCCCAGCCTTCATCCCCCGCCGCCCTGCGGGGCGCCCCCGACCCCGGGCGTCCCGGCGACAGTCGCCGCGGGTCCTGAAGGAGAAGGCTGGGCGGGGAGTGGGGGACGTCCCGCTGGATGGCGGCGAGGCAGTCTGCCCGGAGCCAGCAGGCACCTGCCCCGCAGCGCCGCCACGGCAGACGCTCTTCCGCGTTGTTCGCGGGCGGGagcggcccggcccggcctccgCGCCCGCCGGGCCCCGCCCACACCTGGGCGCCGCGGGGGGCGTGGCGGGCGGAGAGCCAATGGGGCGGGGCGAGGCGGAGTCAGCCAAtgggcgcgggcgcggggcgggaTGCACGCTGTGAGGAGCTAATgagggcgcggcggggcgggacGTGTGGGCCGTGGGCCAATGGGGTCGTGGAGCCGGGGCGCGCCGCGGCGCTGGGGGCGGCAAGTGGCGGCGGCGCCGAAGCGCCCCAGCGCCGGAGTCGCGGAGGCCGGCGAGCGCCCAGGTGAGCTGCGCGGCTGCTCGGGCCTCGCCGGGCGCGAGGCGCGGCCGGGGCACCGACTCCGGCCGAGGAGAGTTTTGCGCGGGGCGGGGATGGGAGGGCGCGCGGGGGCCGCGCCGCACCTGCACCCTCCCGCtgcgcggcggggcggggaggccgAGGTGCGGCCCGAGGGGAGCGCGGTGCGCGCGCGGGAGGCTGAGCCCGGACCCCCCAGCCAACGCACCGAGAGGCCgggcgcgggggagggggctgcccgaGCCTGGAGTCGGGTCGGTCCGGAGGGTCCGGAGCGCCCAGGGCCGCGGGGGCGTCGCGGGCGCCCGTGGGTGCCCGTAGACCGCCGCCctcgctgtggcccgggaggggcaGCGTCCTCTGAGCCAGGTGACTTGGGGGGGGCAGGAAATCCTGGATCTGGTTAATGATTCGCCTTGTTCCTGGAGTGGGGGCGGGGCACGGGGCGGCTGGCGCGGGGCGGGGACGCCTCCAAGTGTCCACCGGGGGAGGGCAGGACTGACCCTAGGGGCGGTAGCCCCGAGCCAGTTCCGGGGGGTGGACTGGGAGGAGAGGGCGTCCCTGCTGACCGGTGACCTGTACCTCCCCTTAGGACAGGGATGCTCTCGGGGCCGGTGGCCATGGAGCTGAAAGTCTGGGTGGACGGCGTCCAGAGGGTGGTCTGTGGGGTCTCAGAGCAGACCACCTGCCAGGAAGTGGTCATCGCACTAGCCCAGGCAATAGGTGAGTCTTTGGGGGCAGAAAGGGTCTCAGGGTGCCCACCCCTCTGGCCGGCCAGGTagacgggggcggggccgcggctgACCTGTACCCTTTCCCCGTTAGGCCAGACGGGCCGCTTCGTGCTGGTCCAGCGACTCAGGGAGAAGGAGCGGCAGCTGCTGCCACAGGAGTGTCCAGTGGGCGCGCAGGCCACCTGTGGACAGTTTGCCAACGACGTGCAGTTTGTGTTAAGGCGGacagggcccagcctggctgggaggcCCTCCTCAGACAGCTGTCCACCCCCAGAGCGATGTTCAGTCCGTGCCAGCCTTCCCCCAAAGCCACGGGGGGCGCCCGGCTGTGAGCCCCGGAGAGCGCTGACCCTCAGCCCGCAGGGCCCCAGGCCGTCCCTCGGCCCCGCGGCCCCCACGCCAGAGTGCGGCACGGACCTGCAGGGCCTGGAGCTCAGGGTGCAGAGGAACGCCGAGGAGCTCGGCCATAAGGCCTTCTGGGAACAGGAGCTGCGGCGGGAGCAGGCCCGGGAGCGGGAGGGCCAGGCCCGCCTGCAGGCCCTGAGTGCGGCCACCGCGGAGCACGCTGCCCGGCTGCAGGCTCTGGATGCCCAGGCCCGCGCTCTGGAGGCCGAGCTGCagctggtggcagaggccccCGGGCCCCCCTCAGCCGCGGCATCGGCCGCCGAGCGCCTGCGCCAGGACCTGGCGGCTCAGGAGCGGCACAGCGTGGAGGTGCAGGGCAGCTTGGCCCTGGTGCACCGGGCCCTGGAGGCCGCCGAGCACGCCCTGCAGGTGagcccaggaccccagccccagcaccacctCACCCCTGACGCAGGGTCTGGCTGGGGGGGGCTCCCTCTGCGGGGCAGGGCCCTCTGAGGGTCCCTCAtgcccccaggcccaggcccaggagctTGAGGAGCTGAACCGGGAGCTCCGGCAGTGCAACCTGCAGCAGTTCATCCAGCAGACGGGGGCCGCGCTGCCACCCCCCCCGCGGCCAGAGGGGACCCCCCTCGGCACACAGGTCAGTGTGGTTCTGGGTGGCGCCTGGAAGGGTGGggacccagcccagctccaagccGGCCTTGTTTCCGACAGGACCTTCCACCTCCAGCCACAGAGGAGTCCCTCCTGGGAGTCCCCCGGAGTCCTCTTCTGGTCCCCAGCCTGAGCCCTGAGGGTAtgtgccccgccccccgcccctgccctggccgGACAAGGCCCTCCTCTGGCCTCGGCCTCAGCCGCCCTGTCCTCCCCACAGTGACCCCCCTGAGGCAGAACTCCTGGAGGTAGCAGGAGTGGCATCTGCAGGCCACCCAGCCCCCGGCTCCGACGGTGGACGAGCAGACGAGCCACAGCTGCCTGGACCCGGCAGCAGGAGCGTGGGCACCCTCGGGTGGGGGTGCCGAGGAGGACCACCCTAACCCTTGCCAGGAGCATGGGACACGGCCAGAACTCACGTGTGCGCGTGAGTACGTGGCGAGGATGGCGTGTGCCACCCCCAGACTCCAACTTGAGAACCTCAATAAACGGCCCGAGTGGCTTCACTGTGTCCCGGGGTGTGTGGAGGACGCTCTCTAGGGGCCACGGGGCTCCTGCGGGGGAACCTGGGGGACCGCTGCTGAGTCTGCGGTGGTCCCACGTTCTTGCTCTGTCCGGGGCCTTCCTATTGCGGGACCTGCTGACCCTGTCCTGGGTTTCTCTCCCACCCAGCCTGCACCCCGCTAGCACCAGGAAGTGACAGCAGGACGAGCCAGACCCGCCCGTCAGGTTTACTGCGTCTCCCAGAGACCTGGGGGCGGGCCCTGGGCTTCCGGGAGCTttgccagccccagggagggtgtggggtgtgggccggGGTGGGCGTGGAGCCTCTGCTGCAATTGGGCAGAGAagcagccacagtgcaggccactcctgcctgcccctcaggTGGGCTGTGGCCGCCCTAGGAGGTCTGTGTTCAGCGGGGCCCTGTGGTCTGGGCTCAGCAGTTTGTAGTACTGGGGGTAGTGGACGGGGCCACCCTGGGTCACAGGGCCTGCAAGGACAGCAAGCTTGGTACGCCCTAGCCTCCTGGTGCGCCCTCTCCCCCTGGGGCAGACCACGTGGAAGTCCTGAGAGTGAAGGGAAGGAAGCCACCTGGGGAGCCGGGCACCAGGTTACTCGGAAGTGGGCGCAGCTGGGAAgcgggagcaggaggtggggggaggccagAACCCCCGGCCGACCACGCTGCCGAAGTACTCGTGCCGGAGCCGGCTGCTTCCTGTTGCCGGGAGGGCCTTGGGAGCTGCACCTGCCTGACCTGCAGCCCTAGAGAGGGCCGAGCAAAGGGTCACCCGGGAGGGAACCCAGATGCAAAGGCCAGTGGGGTTGTGCCCTGGGAGTGAGGGCTGGCACCCTGCCCATGCTCAGGAGTCAGGTGCACCTCTGGGCACCGGCACCGTGTCCCATCCTGGGCTCATCTTCCAAAAGCCAAGCCCTCAGTCCAGCAGGAGGGATACCAGGTGGTGTCCAGCGGCCTTCCCACGCAGGCCCAGGGCTCATGAGCACCCCCTCAAGTTCTCTGTGCCCCCAGAGTGGGTCccccctgtgtgtgtctgcagggaTCCCTGTGTCTTAGGGGCCTGTGTGTGCTCTGGGACGGGGGACAGGCAGAGCCTTCCTCTTGGGTGGGGGCTGTTCCTGGTGGACAAAATCCCACACCCCCCAGAGGCGGCAAACCTGTGAGTTGCAGAGTTTACTTTCTGAGTTTACATTGCACACGGGGGTGTAAGCTGCTACAGTGGGGGGCCAAGCCTCCCGCTCCCCCACACAAACGTCCAGTCTGCGGCCCGGCAGGACCACAGCCAGGCCCCTCCCATGTGATGCTGGGGTGTCAGTAGGAGGCACACGGTCActgccaccctcccctgcccaggaCAGTGCAGCCAGAGTGCAGAGCCAGCTGTGCCGGCGCCCCACTGGCCTCTGCATGCCCGCCCACGCCCAGCACACCCGGGTTTCCCGAGGGTCACCCACGGTGAGTCACTGCCCGGCAGCATGTCGGCTCTGCAGACTCTCGCCCAGAGCCCGCACGCAGCCTCCGCTCCCCTGTGGGCCCTGGCCCATGCCAAGCCCGCTGGGCCCCTCCAGGGCCAGTGCAAGTCGGTGTAAAGCCTGCACCACGCCTGCCTCTCCCTGGTGCCACACTCCAGCCAGGAGAGAGGACACGGCCCTGCCACAGGCATGCTGGCCCCACAGAACTGGACGCTGCTGTGGGCTCACTCCAAGATTTCAAGGCGGCCCAGGGACATGGGCAGAGCTGGCCTCTGGGAggcatggccagtgctgagccagggcTGTCGCTGTC
This window of the Lepus europaeus isolate LE1 chromosome 7, mLepTim1.pri, whole genome shotgun sequence genome carries:
- the LMNTD2 gene encoding lamin tail domain-containing protein 2, with product MPMGWWSGVLGGGQVHVGPLSSAAGASLTPMDGPAGAHAPDTGNAWPATPPGSPRTPRMAPKSGLLSEEAGEGAPLPLADGEPLGGDLGPPASVPGSHTDTLALGCLQDTKPPSPPAVSSATLRLAPESLDPRTLQLLWGQRELEIRALRWALQNGQDARQRQLLQEVAGFPPQRSPRSQQKFLQNQVQKLSLELREQKQQAQREKELLEQRLHQLEAELQTFQKSCLLQMARSSWVGRVLRSQTGSVEVVTTEALVDPSDSVCESDQAPTAGEGFRLEDVDWNSIAHRYPNLFTSMESESEELLPQTPTLLDPGRSRPGERPHADERPHKTVEWSSLPQVGTSSSGGAGSDSSSCQLALSSRALKEDVLAKKLSAAEPLGTEGGMGPWPLLVFVPSGSPTAVTSAQHELALQSPVSTLTQSTPLVWAPLPQGLLFLGLQITHYGGLSKAGLEPDPGAQGAGPRVSPSYSLKIVAVSRRQKFVRILNQSLEHTADMAGLTLRQLERGFPVCLYRFPPGTLLAPRHQLTVWAEDARSAEQPPAECSGRQPLYLRVSPGCVTLLLGREGEVLSEHQAPHCVTPTARLFAEDSFPLPEAQPGADMGEPRRPPRRQRKARVLEAPGRRGRLEGGLPLLQASPQGSPPSGPPGQAFPRTPRRPARRLRPSPGLCCLPLGRLRPSGPLGPSATLGALRTLTPGESFHPREEPTRPECFKYPAPELLNFLLEARLGLEDCQARKEHRVQVGRRSVDRDCPMVVLSVQNTAESRFGFRFLCCPPITADARGRR
- the RASSF7 gene encoding ras association domain-containing protein 7, whose translation is MLSGPVAMELKVWVDGVQRVVCGVSEQTTCQEVVIALAQAIGQTGRFVLVQRLREKERQLLPQECPVGAQATCGQFANDVQFVLRRTGPSLAGRPSSDSCPPPERCSVRASLPPKPRGAPGCEPRRALTLSPQGPRPSLGPAAPTPECGTDLQGLELRVQRNAEELGHKAFWEQELRREQAREREGQARLQALSAATAEHAARLQALDAQARALEAELQLVAEAPGPPSAAASAAERLRQDLAAQERHSVEVQGSLALVHRALEAAEHALQAQAQELEELNRELRQCNLQQFIQQTGAALPPPPRPEGTPLGTQDLPPPATEESLLGVPRSPLLVPSLSPEVTPLRQNSWR